Proteins found in one Magnetococcales bacterium genomic segment:
- a CDS encoding nitrous oxide reductase family maturation protein NosD, whose translation MSFLLKREMSAPTVGIFLAVGLLHPVVGLAADVVVEPGPEALRQAIAAATPGDTLRLQPGSYGPATVDRPLVLEGGEGKAVVDGGGKGSALTINAPDVMVRGLTLTGSGTVDTDLDGGVLVVKGGDRAVIEDNRILGNLYGVAIQGAQKVVVRHNRIANRDDLWINDRGNGINIWNSSGSLFEGNRVEGGRDGLYIHTAHGNIIRGNRFTRLRFAVHYMFANHNEVTDNISIGNGVGYALMYSEHLKIQRNISLNDRDHGLMFHSSHHSVLDHNLVRGTKEKCSFIYTSSFNTMHHNRFEGCDIGIHFTGGSEKNIIHDNAFVNNHTQVKYSGMVHYEWSKDQRGNYWSDNPAFDLNGDGIADVAYRPNTLMDRVVWNYPLAKLLLASPVMETLRLAQGRFPTLNPGGVVDSWPLIAPPPDPVTLPPDLETPQRNP comes from the coding sequence ATGTCTTTCTTATTGAAACGGGAGATGAGCGCGCCGACGGTCGGGATTTTCCTGGCCGTCGGCCTTTTGCATCCTGTCGTCGGCCTTGCGGCGGACGTGGTGGTGGAACCGGGTCCGGAGGCGTTGCGTCAGGCCATCGCCGCCGCCACTCCCGGCGACACCCTGCGGTTGCAACCCGGCTCCTATGGTCCGGCCACGGTGGACCGTCCCCTGGTGCTGGAGGGGGGGGAGGGAAAAGCCGTGGTGGATGGCGGAGGCAAAGGGAGCGCTTTGACCATCAACGCGCCCGACGTGATGGTGCGCGGCCTGACCCTGACCGGCTCGGGCACTGTGGATACCGACCTGGACGGAGGCGTTCTGGTGGTCAAGGGGGGAGACCGGGCGGTGATCGAGGACAACCGCATCCTCGGCAACCTCTACGGGGTGGCCATCCAGGGGGCGCAAAAGGTGGTGGTGCGCCACAACCGCATCGCCAACCGGGATGACCTGTGGATCAACGACCGGGGCAACGGCATCAACATCTGGAACTCCAGCGGCTCGCTCTTCGAGGGCAACCGGGTCGAAGGGGGCCGGGATGGCCTCTATATCCATACCGCCCACGGCAACATCATCCGGGGCAACCGCTTCACCCGACTGCGCTTCGCGGTCCACTACATGTTCGCCAACCACAACGAGGTGACCGACAACATTTCCATCGGCAACGGGGTGGGCTATGCCTTGATGTACTCCGAACACCTCAAGATCCAGCGCAACATCTCCCTCAACGACCGGGATCACGGCCTGATGTTCCACTCCTCCCACCACTCGGTGCTGGATCACAATCTGGTGCGGGGCACGAAGGAGAAATGTTCTTTTATTTATACGTCGTCTTTCAATACCATGCACCACAACCGCTTTGAAGGGTGCGACATCGGCATCCACTTCACCGGCGGCTCGGAAAAAAACATCATCCACGACAACGCCTTCGTCAACAACCACACCCAGGTGAAATATTCGGGCATGGTCCACTACGAATGGTCCAAGGATCAACGGGGCAACTACTGGAGCGACAATCCCGCCTTCGACTTGAACGGCGACGGCATCGCGGATGTGGCCTACCGTCCCAACACCTTGATGGATCGGGTGGTGTGGAACTATCCCCTGGCCAAGTTGCTGCTGGCCAGTCCGGTGATGGAGACTCTCAGGCTGGCCCAGGGACGGTTTCCAACCCTCAATCCGGGCGGGGTGGTGGACAGTTGGCCCCTGATCGCCCCGCCCCCAGACCCTGTGACCCTCCCCCCGGACCTTGAAACGCCCCAGAGGAACCCATGA
- a CDS encoding ABC transporter permease yields the protein MNPLLVIADKETRDALRNRWVISATLLMAGLAFALTFLGSAPTGNLGANPLAVTVVSLSSLTIFLVPLIALMLSHDALVGEMERGTLLLLLAHPVTRSQVVLGKFVGQVGVLAVATVVGYGAAGLAVGLQGEGADPESWRAFGALIGSSVLLGAVFIALAHLVSALARERGGAAGVAIGLWLFFVVLYDMGLLGMLVATKGQIHEQIFPWLLLGNPTDIFRLYNLTAFENTRTFSGLAGLSGQMPFSPTVLLGALTAWVVIPLLAAIGIFRRREL from the coding sequence ATGAATCCCCTGCTGGTCATCGCCGACAAGGAGACCCGGGACGCGTTGCGCAACCGCTGGGTGATCAGCGCCACGTTGCTGATGGCGGGTCTGGCCTTTGCCCTGACCTTTCTGGGAAGCGCCCCCACCGGCAATCTGGGGGCCAATCCCCTGGCGGTGACCGTGGTCAGTCTGTCGAGTCTGACCATTTTCCTGGTGCCGCTGATCGCCCTGATGCTCTCCCACGACGCCTTGGTGGGCGAGATGGAACGGGGCACCCTGCTGCTGTTGCTGGCCCATCCGGTGACCCGCTCCCAGGTGGTGTTGGGAAAATTCGTCGGACAGGTGGGGGTGTTGGCCGTGGCCACGGTAGTGGGATACGGAGCGGCGGGGCTGGCGGTGGGACTTCAGGGAGAAGGGGCGGATCCGGAAAGCTGGCGGGCCTTCGGGGCCTTGATCGGCAGTTCCGTGCTGCTGGGCGCGGTCTTCATCGCCCTGGCCCATCTGGTCAGCGCCCTGGCCAGGGAACGGGGGGGAGCCGCCGGAGTGGCCATCGGCCTGTGGCTGTTTTTCGTGGTGCTGTATGATATGGGACTGCTGGGGATGCTGGTGGCCACCAAGGGACAGATCCACGAACAGATCTTTCCCTGGCTACTGCTGGGCAATCCCACGGATATCTTCCGGCTGTACAACCTCACCGCCTTTGAAAACACCCGCACCTTTTCCGGACTGGCGGGCTTGAGCGGCCAGATGCCCTTCTCCCCGACGGTGCTGTTGGGCGCTCTGACGGCCTGGGTGGTCATCCCGCTGTTGGCGGCCATCGGAATCTTCCGACGCCGGGAACTTTAA
- a CDS encoding ABC transporter ATP-binding protein, with protein sequence MNPTALVVEEVVKAYARHHALDGVSFTVPPGVCMALLGHNGAGKTTLMKLLLGLTRPTSGRITVLGEDPARVAPAFRRQIGFLPENVTFHDELTGEETLRHYARLKGEDPARRAALLERVGLAEAAGRRVKGYSKGMRQRLGLAQALLGRPKLLMLDEPTTGLDPMLRQEFYRVIQELRAEGVTILLSSHVLTELEARTDLAMILEHGRVRALGTLDELRRQAALPARFKVKTPDPDGVIRAMSGVTAQSLTATEVELTIPVDEKMSLLRRLLAAGLEVEDVEILLPTLDHVYAHFGRERSGDKKEESP encoded by the coding sequence ATGAATCCAACCGCGCTGGTGGTCGAGGAGGTGGTCAAGGCCTATGCCCGACATCACGCCCTGGACGGAGTATCGTTTACCGTGCCGCCTGGGGTGTGCATGGCCCTGCTGGGTCACAACGGGGCGGGCAAGACCACCTTGATGAAACTGCTGCTGGGTCTGACCCGTCCCACCTCGGGACGCATCACGGTACTGGGAGAGGATCCGGCGCGGGTGGCCCCGGCGTTTCGCCGTCAGATCGGTTTCTTGCCGGAAAACGTCACCTTTCACGACGAATTGACCGGAGAAGAGACCCTGCGCCACTACGCCCGGCTCAAAGGAGAGGATCCGGCCCGCCGGGCCGCCCTTCTGGAACGGGTGGGACTGGCGGAGGCGGCAGGCAGACGGGTCAAGGGCTATTCCAAGGGGATGCGTCAACGTCTCGGACTGGCCCAGGCCCTGCTGGGTCGCCCGAAACTGCTGATGCTCGACGAACCCACCACGGGTCTGGATCCCATGTTGCGCCAAGAATTCTACCGGGTGATCCAGGAGTTGCGCGCCGAGGGGGTCACCATACTGCTCTCTTCCCACGTGCTGACCGAACTCGAAGCCCGCACCGATCTGGCCATGATTCTGGAACATGGCCGGGTGAGGGCTTTGGGCACCTTGGATGAATTGCGCCGTCAGGCGGCCTTGCCGGCCCGTTTCAAGGTCAAGACGCCGGACCCGGACGGGGTGATCCGGGCCATGAGCGGTGTCACCGCCCAAAGCCTCACCGCTACGGAAGTGGAACTGACCATCCCGGTGGATGAAAAGATGTCCCTGTTGCGCCGTTTGCTGGCGGCAGGGTTGGAAGTCGAGGATGTGGAGATCCTGTTGCCCACCTTGGATCATGTCTACGCCCATTTTGGCCGGGAGCGTTCCGGCGACAAAAAAGAGGAGTCCCCATGA